A region from the Aegilops tauschii subsp. strangulata cultivar AL8/78 chromosome 5, Aet v6.0, whole genome shotgun sequence genome encodes:
- the LOC109765398 gene encoding premnaspirodiene oxygenase has protein sequence MDELYVQSLVLAAVAVALLQVLKVYLNPVRERAPPGPWKLPVIGSMHHLLNVLPHRKLRDLADAHGPLMMLQLGQTPLVVVSSKETARLVLKTHDTNFATRPKLLAGEIVGYEWADILFSPSGDYWRKLRQLCAAEILSPKRVLSFRHIREDEVMMRVEQIREAGPSTPVNLSVMFHSVTNSIVARAAFGKKRKNAAEFMAAIKSGVGLASGFNIPDLFPTWTTMLATVTGMKRSLQGIYTTVDAILEEIIAERKAARADKIKAGAENVDENLVDVLIGLQEKGGFGFHLDDSRMKAIILDMFAGGTGTSASAMEWGMSELMRNPRVMKKLQAQIREAFKGKAAVTEADLQASNLQYLKLVIKEALRLHPPAPLLVPRESIDHCEVEGYTVPAKSRVVINAWAIGRDPRYWEAAEEFRPERFEDGAVDFTGSSYEFLPFGAGRRMCPGFNYGLASMELALVGLLYHFDWSLPEGVAEVDMEEAPGLGVRRRTPLMLLATPFVPAAVA, from the exons ATGGACGAGCTCTACGTCCAGTCGCTGGTGCTGGCGGCcgtggcagtggccctgctgcaGGTGCTGAAGGTGTACCTGAACCCGGTGCGGGAGAGGGCGCCGCCGGGGCCGTGGAAGCTGCCGGTGATCGGCAGCATGCACCACCTGCTCAACGTGCTGCCGCACCGCAAGCTGCGGGACCTGGCGGACGCGCACGGCCCGCTCATGATGCTGCAGCTCGGCCAGACGCCGCTGGTGGTGGTGTCCTCCAAGGAGACGGCGCGGCTGGTGCTCAAGACCCACGACACCAACTTCGCCACCCGCCCCAAGCTCCTCGCCGGCGAGATCGTCGGCTACGAGTGGGCCGACATCCTCTTCTCCCCCTCCGGCGACTACTGGCGCAAGCTCCGCCAGCTCTGCGCCGCCGAGATCCTCAGCCCCAAGCGCGTGCTCTCCTTCCGCCACATCAGGGAGGACGAG GTGATGATGCGGGTGGAGCAGATCCGCGAGGCGGGGCCGTCGACGCCGGTGAACCTGAGCGTCATGTTCCACAGCGTCACCAACAGCATCGTGGCGCGGGCCGCGTTCGGGAAGAAGCGGAAGAACGCGGCCGAGTTCATGGCCGCCATCAAGTCCGGCGTCGGCCTGGCCAGCGGCTTCAACATCCCCGACCTCTTCCCGACGTGGACCACCATGCTCGCCACGGTCACCGGCATGAAGCGCAGCCTCCAGGGCATCTACACCACCGTGGACGCCATCCTTGAGGAGATCATCGCCGAGAGGAAGGCCGCCCGcgccgacaagatcaaggccggCGCCGAGAACGTGGACGAGAACCTGGTGGACGTGCTCATCGGGCTGCAGGAGAAGGGCGGCTTCGGGTTCCACCTCGACGACAGCAGGATGAAGGCCATCATCCTGGACATGTTCGCGGGCGGCACGGGGACGTCGGCGTCGGCCATGGAGTGGGGGATGTCGGAGCTGATGCGCAACCCGCGTGTGATGAAGAAGCTGCAGGCCCAGATCCGGGAGGCGTTCAAGGGGAAGGCGGCCGTGACGGAGGCCGACCTGCAGGCGAGCAACCTGCAGTACCTCAAGCTGGTGATCAAGGAGGCGCTCCGGCTGCACCCGCCggcgccgctgctggtgccccgggAGAGCATCGACCACTGCGAGGTGGAGGGGTACACGGTGCCGGCCAAGTCGCGCGTGGTCATCAACGCCTGGGCCATCGGGCGGGACCCCAGGTACTGGGAGGCCGCCGAGGAGTTCCGGCCGGAGCGGTTCGAGGACGGCGCCGTGGACTTCACCGGCAGCAGCTACGAGTTCCTCCCGTTCGGCGCGGGACGCAGGATGTGCCCCGGCTTCAACTACGGGCTGGCCAGCATGGAGCTCGCCCTCGTCGGCCTCCTCTACCACTTCGACTGGTCGCTGCCGGagggcgtggccgaggtcgacATGGAGGAGGCCCCCGGCCTCGGCGTGCGCCGCCGCACGCCGCTGATGCTCCTCGCCACTCCCTTCGTCCCGGCCGCCGTCGCGTAG